The following coding sequences lie in one Gadus macrocephalus chromosome 1, ASM3116895v1 genomic window:
- the LOC132460632 gene encoding uncharacterized protein K02A2.6-like — MAAALVGSTAPFDSETQTWEEYCEVLHHFFEANGITDASRQKAILLSSVGSQTYSLARNLVSPAKPGDKTFAELVKILKEHFNPKPSEIVQRFKFNSRQRKLEETVMEYIAVLRKLALDCNYGDKLSEMLRDRLVCGIGDDRIQRRLLSEPDLTFEKALKLAQAIETASKDVKDLQSLESTHSHMRAPQAVHKMSTKQFPTKQQHQNNACYRCGGEQHRAGDCRFIKETCHKCGKMGHIQKVCRSGGSVSASQARGGGVPTGKYGKPQGTHYVSQGEGDIDEDEVMFTLYKLEQLDIPAEEPFIQTLTVNGEKQQFEMDSGCGVTVVNHSVYKTLWGKEVPELRSCRVRLKTYTGHKVNVVGAAVVKVQHKQLVENLPLVVVAGSGPSLVGRYWIRRLGLQWKPEPQIHHVRTETPEKAQRRPEPQILQVKDETLGEILGEFGEVFKDELGRFRGPPARIYVDKEAAPRFFKARPVPYAMRGRVEAELDRLLSEKIIEPVKYAEWAAPVVPVLKPDDTVRLCGDYKLTVNQISKLEQYPIPRIEDLFAILSGGQKFTKLDLSHAYHQIPLDEEAKKYVTVNTHKGLFTYRVLPFGVSSCPAIFQRTMEGLLQGIPRVAIFLDDILLTGKDDKEHLKTLTMVLKRLQEAGLRLKRTKCVFMSEEVIFLGHKVDATGLHPVHEKVEAIREAPSPSNVTELKAYLGLLNYYNKFLPNLSTVLAPVHKLLQKDTKWQWGDAQLAAFEKSKELMQSAQVLVHYDPEKDIVLSCDASPYGVGAVLSHHMPDGAERPIGFTSRTLNTAEKNYSQLDKEGLAVMFGIQRFHKYIYGRKFTIVTDHKPLLSLFNEMKAVPQMASPRIQRWAVTLRAYEYTIVYKEGKHHSNADALSRLPLPDTPKVETSEERVLMLESSDITLVTSDQVEAWTDKDPVLSRVREMVRDGWSAKEKGEEFAPYEVRKLELSIQNGCVMWGSRVVVPKPGQGSVMRQLHQCHPGVSRMKALARSYVWWPKLDKDVEDTVKACTTCQEHRNVPAPAPLHPWDWPDKPWSRIHVDYAGPFMGKMFFVLIDAHSKWMDVYPVNSATSATTIECLRTSFSNHGLPELLVSDNGTCFISTEFNVFLSKNGIRHVTSAPYHASSNGLAERGVQTFKRMIKKCPEGTLTAKVARVLFSYRVTPHTTTGLSPAELLLGRKLRCTLDSIHPDLNNRVQKKQERQIKDHDKKAKERCFKTGDSVLTQNFSFGPKWIPGIIESVTGPVSYKVMLGDERIVRRHVDQILDHHQIPERGNEKQQTVSTQPNKKDEAWLDAEEVVLSGEQLEEPAATEAVGSSDQRAVANQTPVKRLAKRETKLPSYLIDFQLN, encoded by the coding sequence ATGGCGGCGGCCTTGGTAGGGAGCACCGCTCCGTTCGACAGtgagacgcagacgtgggaagaaTATTGTGAGGTTCTCCACCATTTCTTTGAGGCTAATGGAATCACAGATGCAAGTCGGCAGAAAGCTATATTGCTCAGTTCAGTGGGAAGTCAGACGTACAGCCTCGCGAGGAACCTTGTCAGTCCCGCCAAGCCCGGAGACAAGACGTTTGCCGAACTGGTCAAgattttaaaggaacatttcaaCCCCAAACCCAGCGAGATTGTGCAGCGGTTCAAGTTTAATTCCAGACAAAGGAAGCTTGAGGAAACGGTAATGGAATACATCGCTGTGCTAAGGAAGTTAGCACTGGATTGCAACTATGGAGACAAGTTGTCGGAGATGCTACGCGACAGACTGGTTTGTGGGATCGGAGATGACCGCATTCAGCGCCGACTGTTGTCAGAGCCGGATTTGACCTTTGAGAAAGCACTGAAGCTGGCACAAGCCATTGAGACAGCCAGCAAGGATGTAAAGGATTTACAGTCTCTGGAgtcgacacactcacacatgaggGCACCTCAAGCAGTGCACAAAATGTCTACAAAGCAGTTCCCCACTAAGCAGCAGCACCAGAATAACGCTTGTTACAGGTGTGGAGGTGAGCAGCACAGGGCCGGGGACTGTAGGTTTATTAAGGAAACCTGTCATAAGTGTGGGAAAATGGGCCACATTCAAAAAGTGTGTAGGTCAGGTGGCTCAGTTAGCGCTTCACAGGCTAGAGGGGGTGGGGTACCAACAGGGAAGTATGGGAAACCTCAAGGAACACATTATGTCAGCCAGGGGGAGGGCGACATAGACGAAGATGAAGTCATGTTCACACTGTACAAACTAGAACAACTAGACATACCAGCAGAGGAGCCATTTATTCAGACATTGACTGTTAATGGGGAGAAACAGCAATTTGAAATGGACTCGGGGTGTGGGGTAACAGTAGTGAACCACTCTGTGTACAAAACCTTATGGGGGAAGGAGGTGCCAGAGCTACGCTCCTGTAGAGTGAGGCTTAAAACATATACGGGACATAAAGTAAATGTTGTGGGAGCAGCAGTGGTTAAAGTACAGCATAAACAGCTAGTAGAGAACTTACCATTGGTAGTGGTGGCAGGTTCAGGCCCTAGTCTAGTAGGCAGGTACTGGATTAGGAGGCTAGGTTTACAGTGGAAACCAGAACCCCAGATCCACCATGTTCGGACAGAGACCCCAGAGAAGGCACAGAGGAGACCAGAGCCACAGATACTCCAGGTTAAAGACGAGACCTTGGGGGAGATACTGGGGGAGTTTGGGGAGGTTTTCAAAGACGAACTAGGGAGATTCAGAGGCCCCCCAGCAAGAATATATGTGGACAAGGAAGCAGCCCCCAGGTTTTTTAAAGCCAGACCCGTCCCATACGCCATGAGAGGGAGAGTTGAGGCTGAACTCGACCGTCTCCTTTCCGAGAAGATAATTGAACCAGTAAAATATGCTGAGTGGGCAGCGCCGGTGGTCCCCGTGTTGAAGCCAGATGACACAGTAAGGCTATGCGGAGACTACAAACTGACAGTGAACCAGATCTCAAAACTGGAGCAGTATCCAATCCCCAGAATTGAGGACCTGTTTGCCATTCTTTCAGGTGGACAAAAATTTACAAAGTTAGATCTGAGTCACGCCTACCACCAGATTCCATTGGATGAGGAAGCAAAAAAGTATGTAactgtaaatacacacaaaggCTTGTTCACATACAGAGTGCTACCTTTTGGCGTTTCATCATGTCCGGCTATTTTCCAACGTACCATGGAAGGACTACTGCAGGGCATCCCTCGTGTGGCCATCTTCCTGGATGACATCCTGCTGACGGGAAAAGACGACAAAGAGCACCTAAAGACTCTGACTATGGTGCTGAAACGGCTACAGGAGGCCGGTCTACGGCTCAAGAGGACcaagtgtgtgttcatgagtgaGGAGGTGATATTTTTGGGTCACAAAGTGGATGCAACAGGACTGCacccagtgcatgagaaggtgGAAGCAATCAGAGAGGCACCATCACCTTCAAATGTGACAGAGTTGAAGGCATATCTGGGACTGTTAAACTATTACAACAAGTTCCTACCAAATCTGTCTACTGTCCTTGCTCCGGTGCACAAACTGCTACAAAAAGACACAAAGTGGCAGTGGGGAGATGCACAACTAGCAGCCTTTGAAAAATCTAAAGAACTCATGCAGTCAGCTCAGGTGCTTGTGCATTACGATCCAGAGAAGGACATTGTGCTGTCATGTGATGCGTCACCATACGGGGTAGGTGCCGTACTGTCACACCACATGCCAGATGGAGCTGAAAGACCCATAGGTTTCACCTCACGAACACTAAACACAGCAGAAAAAAACTACTCACAACTGGATAAGGAAGGGCTCGCTGTGATGTTTGGAATACAACGCTTCCACAAATACATTTATGGACGGAAATTCACTATAGTGACAGACCACAAGCCCTTGTTGTCACTTTTCAATGAGATGAAAGCAGTACCACAAATGGCCTCGCCCAGGATCCAAAGGTGGGCTGTAACACTGAGAGCCTACGAATACACAATAGTGTATAAGGAAGGAAAACATCACAGCAATGCAGACGCTCTCAGCCGCCTTCCTTTGCCAGATACACCAAAAGTGGAGACGTCGGAAGAGAGGGTTCTCATGCTGGAGAGCTCTGACATCACACTTGTGACATCTGATCAAGTGGAAGCATGGACAGACAAAGATCCAGTACTGTCGAGAGTGAGAGAAATGGTTCGCGACGGCTGGTCAGCAAAAGAAAAAGGGGAGGAGTTTGCCCCTTATGAGGTGAGGAAACTTGAACTTAGTATTCAAAATGGCTGTGTAATGTGGGGGTCGAGAGTGGTTGTGCCAAAACCAGGCCAAGGAAGTGTCATGAGACAACTTCATCAATGCCACCCAGGAGTGTCCAGGATGAAAGCATTGGCTAGGAGTTACGTTTGGTGGCCGAAGCTGGACAAAGACGTGGAGGATACAGTAAAGGCCTGTACAACATGTCAGGAGCATCGCAACGTCCCGGCACCAGCTCCGTTACACCCCTGGGATTGGCCCGACAAGCCCTGGAGTCGTATTCACGTGGATTATGCCGGTCCGTTCATgggaaaaatgttttttgtgcTCATAGATGCACATTCAAAATGGATGGACGTGTATCCGGTGAACTCTGCCACTTCAGCCACCACAATTGAGTGCCTGCGTACCAGTTTCAGTAACCATGGACTACCTGAGTTGTTGGTGTCTGATAATGGCACTTGTTTCATCAGCACAGAGTTCAACGTGTTTCTAAGTAAAAATGGAATCCGTCATGTGACCTCTGCACCCTACCATGCCTCCAGTAACGGGTTAGCAGAGAGAGGGGTACAAACATTTAAGAGAATGATAAAAAAATGTCCAGAAGGCACGCTGACAGCTAAAGTAGCCAGAGTGTTATTCAGCTACAGAGTGACACCTCACACTACAACAGGCCTTTCACCAGCAGAGCTGCTTCTCGGGAGGAAGCTACGTTGCACTTTGGATTCAATCCACCCAGACCTAAACAATAGAGTGCAGAAAAAACAAGAAAGACAAATAAAAGATCACGACAAAAAGGCAAAAGAACGCTGTTTTAAAACAGGAGATTCAGTGCTGACCCAGAACTTCAGTTTTGGACCCAAGTGGATTCCAGGAATCATTGAGTCAGTGACGGGACCAGTGTCATACAAGGTGATGCTGGGTGATGAGAGAATAGTGAGGAGACATGTGGATCAGATTCTTGATCACCACCAGATACCAGAAAGgggcaatgaaaaacaacagactGTTTCAACTCAGCCcaacaaaaaagatgaagcATGGCTGGATGCTGAGGAGGTTGTGCTTAGTGGTGAACAGTTGGAAGAGCCAGCAGCAACAGAAGCTGTAGGAAGTTCAGACCAAAGAGCTGTGGCAAACCAAACTCCAGTGAAGCGACTGGCCAAAAGGGAAACTAAGTTGCCCAGTTATCTTATAGACTTCCAGTTGAACTAA
- the LOC132460122 gene encoding basic proline-rich protein-like, translated as MGPRPHRPPPALGDLRAPHFILHTSPTGLPPHSTPTISQCTSSHKPRYYGGRATRAPYYQGPVLPGPRTTRTLYYQSPVLPGPRTTRAPHYQGPVLPGPRTTRAPYYQGPVLPGPCTTRAPYYQGPLLPGPCTTRTLYYQSPVLPGPRTTRTLYYQSPVLPEHCTTRAPHYQDPVLPEPCATRAPYYQGPTLPGAHTTRGPHYQGPTLSGPRTTRAPTLPGPRTTRTPYYQGPNTTRTPYYQGPNTTRAPHYLRLRRGCV; from the coding sequence ATGGGCCCCCGCCCCCATAGGCCACCACCAGCACTAGGGGACCTGAGGGCCCCACACTTCATACTGCACACAAGTCCGACCGGGCTTCCTCCCCACAGCACGCCCACCATATCGCAGTGCACAAGCAGTCACAAGCCACGGTACTACGGGGGCCGTGCTACCAGGGCCCCGTACTACCAGGGCCCTGTACTACCAGGGCCCCGTACTACCAGGACCCTGTACTACCAGAGCCCTGTACTACCAGGGCCCCGCACTACCAGGGCCCCGCACTACCAGGGCCCCGTACTACCAGGGCCCCGTACTACCAGGGCCCCGTACTACCAGGGCCCCGTGCTACCAGGACCCTGTACTACCAGAGCCCCGTACTACCAGGGCCCCTTACTACCAGGGCCCTGTACTACCAGGACCCTGTACTACCAGAGCCCTGTATTACCAGGGCCCCGCACTACCAGGACCCTGTACTACCAGAGCCCTGTACTACCAGAGCACTGTACTACCAGGGCCCCGCACTACCAGGACCCTGTACTACCAGAGCCCTGTGCTACCAGGGCCCCGTACTACCAGGGGCCCACACTACCAGGGGCCCACACTACCAGGGGCCCACACTACCAGGGGCCCACACTATCAGGGCCCCGTACTACCAGAGCCCCAACACTACCAGGGCCCCGTACTACCAGGACCCCGTACTACCAGGGCCCCAACACTACCAGGACCCCGTACTACCAGGGCCCCAACACTACCAGGGCCCCACACTACCTCCGCCTCCGCAGAGGTtgtgtataa